In a genomic window of Sphingomonas bisphenolicum:
- a CDS encoding TolC family protein, producing MYRTIAAVMVAATLASTAGAQTALPPGIPAANPSSQAADAFSLENALAAGGMPSAPSAAARNGAASGPEGNNPAPLPSVAAATAGVGAATAARRVAGLRPNPELQAQVENVAGTGVYKGLRSSETTVGVALPLELGGKRPARVALATARLTRAQVQAEIARADLRLRITQLYIEAAAAERRAEVLSEQAGIANNAFRVSSERVKAGDVGPIEQQRADVLRINAQVAADSAARQAQAARANLETLLAVQVTGPLDRAWFERIDGYGPPRPIDVEGTLALAAAEADVRTADAQVRVARSLRVPDLTVSTFARRLEATNDTAAVVGISIPIPFFNNGSAFVAQSRSEQTQAIALRNLAVVDTRQQIASAQTEVANAAATARAAGGPGLAAAQEAARIARIGWSQGKFDQIALLDAERTLSQTRQTYVDALAAYHDAQARLDRLTTPAPTISGDDR from the coding sequence ATGTATCGTACAATCGCGGCCGTTATGGTCGCGGCGACCTTGGCCAGTACGGCCGGGGCGCAGACAGCATTGCCGCCCGGCATTCCGGCGGCGAACCCTTCGTCACAAGCGGCAGACGCGTTCTCGCTTGAGAATGCGCTTGCTGCGGGCGGGATGCCATCAGCCCCGTCGGCCGCCGCCCGTAATGGCGCGGCATCGGGACCTGAGGGTAATAATCCAGCCCCGCTTCCATCGGTCGCGGCGGCGACTGCCGGCGTCGGCGCCGCGACAGCGGCACGGCGAGTTGCCGGCCTGCGCCCCAACCCCGAGCTTCAGGCTCAGGTCGAGAACGTCGCTGGCACCGGCGTCTACAAGGGGCTGCGGAGTTCCGAAACGACGGTCGGTGTTGCGCTCCCGCTAGAGCTGGGTGGCAAGCGGCCGGCGCGTGTCGCGCTTGCAACCGCTCGCCTAACTCGCGCGCAGGTCCAGGCTGAAATCGCGAGAGCGGATCTCCGCCTGCGGATTACGCAGCTTTATATCGAAGCCGCTGCTGCCGAGCGTCGGGCAGAGGTGCTGAGCGAGCAGGCTGGGATCGCCAACAACGCGTTCCGCGTCTCTAGCGAGCGCGTCAAGGCCGGCGACGTCGGCCCGATCGAGCAACAACGGGCAGACGTGCTGCGCATCAATGCGCAAGTCGCGGCCGACAGTGCCGCCCGTCAGGCACAGGCGGCGCGTGCCAATCTTGAGACATTGCTTGCTGTGCAGGTGACGGGACCGCTTGATCGCGCATGGTTCGAGCGAATCGATGGCTACGGACCGCCCCGACCCATCGACGTCGAAGGCACGTTGGCGCTGGCTGCTGCGGAAGCCGACGTTCGTACCGCAGATGCGCAGGTCCGGGTTGCGAGATCGCTGCGGGTGCCCGATCTGACCGTCAGCACCTTCGCTCGCCGGTTGGAGGCGACTAACGATACAGCGGCTGTGGTCGGTATCTCGATTCCGATCCCGTTTTTCAACAACGGGAGCGCCTTTGTGGCGCAATCGCGGTCCGAACAGACGCAGGCCATCGCGCTGCGCAACCTCGCGGTGGTCGATACGCGTCAACAGATTGCCAGTGCGCAGACCGAGGTGGCGAATGCTGCCGCGACGGCGCGGGCGGCAGGTGGTCCTGGCCTCGCTGCGGCCCAGGAAGCCGCCCGCATCGCCCGGATCGGTTGGAGTCAGGGCAAGTTTGACCAGATCGCGCTTCTCGATGCCGAGCGCACCCTTTCGCAAACCCGCCAGACCTACGTCGATGCACTCGCTGCGTATCACGACGCGCAGGCTCGGCTCGACCGGCTCACGACGCCGGCCCCCACGATTTCCGGAGATGATCGATGA
- a CDS encoding cation transporter, which produces MVCSSCQSDAPAAPDPRWRRVLWIALAINLTMFAGEIVAGIASGSRSLQADALDFLGDSANYAISLGVASMALGWRSRAALLKGGTILAFGLYVLITTLLAALGGGIPQAGTMGIVGVIALVANGSVALMLYRYRSGDANMRSVWICSRNDAIGNLAVLLAAAGVLGTGTAWPDLAVALIMAGLGIWGGLQIIIQARTELYPKPSEDASAQLPLTSGSLQLLERK; this is translated from the coding sequence ATGGTCTGTAGCAGCTGCCAGTCGGATGCGCCGGCGGCGCCCGATCCGCGCTGGCGCCGCGTGCTGTGGATCGCTCTTGCGATCAATCTGACGATGTTCGCCGGCGAGATCGTCGCGGGTATCGCCTCGGGGTCGCGTTCGCTCCAGGCGGACGCGCTCGATTTTCTAGGCGACTCCGCCAATTATGCGATCAGCCTCGGGGTCGCGAGCATGGCGCTGGGCTGGCGGTCGCGCGCCGCATTGCTGAAAGGCGGCACCATCCTTGCCTTCGGCCTCTACGTCTTGATCACGACGCTGCTTGCCGCGCTGGGCGGGGGCATACCGCAAGCTGGGACGATGGGTATCGTCGGCGTGATCGCACTGGTCGCAAATGGCAGCGTTGCGCTCATGCTCTACCGCTATCGGAGCGGCGACGCGAATATGCGATCGGTGTGGATCTGCTCGCGTAACGACGCCATCGGTAATTTGGCAGTATTGCTTGCCGCCGCAGGTGTGCTCGGCACGGGCACGGCTTGGCCGGATCTGGCGGTAGCCCTGATCATGGCAGGGCTCGGCATTTGGGGTGGCCTTCAAATCATTATCCAGGCGCGGACGGAGCTATATCCCAAACCATCTGAGGATGCGTCGGCACAACTTCCGCTGACTTCTGGCAGCTTGCAGCTGCTGGAGCGCAAATAG
- a CDS encoding cytochrome c/FTR1 family iron permease, whose protein sequence is MPSIRRAMAVLAALLCMVGISGIARADTADVQTAWRLLDYVAVDYGGAVSGGRVKSASEFAEMTEFAASVSTRLAALPPTPARATLTAGASRLQGVIAAKGTPEEVARIAHGLAADLLKAYPVPLAPAKAPDLARGATLFAQNCASCHGMTGDGHGPDASKLTTPPIAFSDVKRARQRSPFALYQVIEQGIDGTAMQSFAILPSADRWALAFYAGRFAFSDAQAAEGERLWKSDASLRRAIPDLTALAGLTPETLAKAVGPDKADVAIAYLRRHPEVVIPKPAGSLSVARDKLQRSLAAYRSGDRHAAQELALSAYLDGFEPLEPMLTARDATLMGHIESAMGEFRASLQQGRPADEIATRIQVLDGLFDDADAALSPDAASSASTFLGAFTILLREGLEALLIVVAMIAFLRKAERPEVLPYVHGGWIGALAAGGLTWAVATYAIGISGASRELTEGFGSLFAAVVLLSVGIWMHGKAQADQWQRYIREKLSRALSRQSAWFLFGLAFIVVYREVFETILFYAALWTQGNGGIMLAGAGSAVLLLGLIAWAMLRYSRDLPIAKFFAYSAWLMALLTIVLAGKGVSALQEAGIIDIAPLSGGIRVSVLGIFPTVQSMGAQLLMLVAVAGGFILNRRRAVVAST, encoded by the coding sequence ATGCCATCGATCCGGCGGGCCATGGCCGTACTGGCGGCACTCCTATGCATGGTCGGCATCAGCGGCATAGCCCGCGCCGATACCGCCGACGTGCAGACGGCGTGGCGGCTGCTCGACTATGTGGCGGTCGATTATGGTGGCGCCGTCAGCGGCGGTCGGGTCAAGAGCGCCTCGGAATTTGCCGAGATGACCGAATTCGCGGCTTCGGTATCGACCCGTCTCGCCGCTCTGCCACCCACGCCGGCGCGCGCTACTCTGACCGCGGGCGCGAGCCGGCTCCAGGGCGTGATCGCCGCCAAGGGCACGCCCGAAGAGGTCGCCCGCATTGCCCATGGCCTCGCTGCCGATCTGCTCAAGGCCTATCCGGTGCCCCTCGCGCCAGCCAAGGCGCCCGACCTGGCCCGCGGCGCGACCCTGTTCGCGCAGAATTGCGCGAGCTGCCATGGCATGACCGGGGATGGGCATGGCCCCGACGCCTCGAAGCTCACCACCCCGCCGATCGCCTTCAGCGACGTGAAGCGCGCACGGCAGCGCAGCCCCTTCGCGCTCTATCAGGTCATCGAGCAGGGTATCGACGGCACAGCGATGCAAAGTTTCGCGATCCTCCCGAGCGCCGATCGCTGGGCGCTGGCCTTCTATGCCGGTCGCTTCGCTTTTTCCGATGCCCAGGCGGCTGAGGGTGAGCGGTTATGGAAATCCGACGCCAGTCTCCGGCGCGCCATTCCCGATCTGACGGCGCTGGCCGGATTGACGCCGGAAACACTCGCAAAGGCCGTTGGTCCTGACAAGGCCGACGTGGCGATCGCCTATCTGCGCCGCCATCCGGAGGTGGTGATCCCGAAGCCCGCAGGCTCGCTGAGCGTCGCGCGCGACAAGCTGCAGCGCAGCCTTGCCGCCTATCGCAGCGGCGATCGCCACGCCGCGCAGGAACTCGCGCTGTCCGCGTATCTCGACGGGTTCGAACCGCTCGAGCCGATGCTGACCGCGCGTGACGCAACGCTCATGGGGCATATCGAAAGCGCCATGGGCGAATTCCGCGCCTCGCTTCAGCAAGGTCGGCCCGCTGACGAGATAGCCACCCGTATCCAGGTGCTCGATGGCTTGTTCGATGACGCCGATGCAGCCTTGTCCCCGGACGCGGCGAGCAGCGCATCGACCTTTCTGGGCGCGTTCACCATCCTGCTTCGCGAGGGGCTCGAAGCCCTGCTGATCGTCGTTGCGATGATCGCCTTCCTGCGCAAGGCCGAGCGACCCGAGGTGCTGCCCTATGTCCATGGCGGCTGGATCGGCGCGCTGGCGGCGGGCGGCCTGACCTGGGCGGTTGCAACCTATGCGATCGGGATCAGCGGCGCGAGCCGAGAGCTCACCGAAGGGTTTGGATCGCTGTTCGCGGCCGTCGTCCTGCTCTCCGTGGGGATATGGATGCACGGCAAGGCGCAGGCGGACCAATGGCAGCGCTACATCCGCGAAAAGTTGTCGCGCGCGCTGTCACGGCAATCGGCCTGGTTCCTGTTCGGCCTGGCCTTCATCGTCGTCTATCGCGAGGTGTTCGAGACCATCCTGTTTTATGCCGCGCTCTGGACCCAGGGTAATGGCGGTATCATGCTGGCCGGCGCCGGCTCGGCGGTCCTGCTGCTCGGCCTCATTGCCTGGGCGATGCTGCGCTACAGTCGCGACCTGCCGATTGCGAAGTTCTTCGCCTATAGCGCCTGGCTGATGGCGCTCCTCACGATCGTGCTCGCCGGCAAGGGTGTGTCCGCGCTGCAGGAAGCCGGCATCATCGACATCGCCCCGCTCTCGGGCGGAATTCGCGTCTCGGTGCTCGGCATCTTCCCGACCGTGCAGTCGATGGGCGCCCAGTTGCTGATGCTCGTCGCGGTGGCCGGCGGGTTCATTCTCAACCGGCGCCGTGCCGTCGTGGCATCCACCTGA
- a CDS encoding MerR family transcriptional regulator — protein MSSGSLSIGKLAAATGTKVETIRYYESAGLLAAPDRTKNNYRAYSPQHLARLSFIRRARALGFSLDQVQALLGLADQKEISCSAVDLIAREHLAEIDRKLKDLATLRSELSSLIVQCGHGTISECRIIETLAPEAARAG, from the coding sequence ATGTCATCAGGGTCGCTCAGCATCGGCAAGCTTGCTGCCGCAACAGGGACGAAGGTCGAGACGATCCGCTATTACGAGAGTGCCGGTCTGCTGGCGGCGCCTGACCGCACCAAGAACAATTATCGCGCCTATTCGCCGCAACATCTCGCGCGTCTCAGCTTCATCCGGCGCGCCCGGGCGTTGGGGTTTTCGCTCGATCAGGTCCAGGCGCTGCTCGGTCTCGCCGATCAGAAGGAGATATCCTGCTCGGCGGTGGATCTGATCGCTCGAGAACATCTCGCCGAGATCGATCGCAAACTGAAGGATCTGGCAACGCTGCGTTCGGAGCTCAGCAGCCTCATCGTCCAATGCGGCCATGGCACGATTTCGGAATGCCGTATCATCGAGACGTTGGCACCGGAGGCGGCTCGCGCGGGATAA
- a CDS encoding DMT family transporter → MKPSSGAVLAILSALLFGASTPFAKLVLGNGVDAWLLAGLLYLGSGCGLALVYALRRAIGRGEGEASLARSDMPWLALVILCGGGIAPVLLMAGLATTPASTASLLLNLEGLATLAIAWLVFRENVDHRLLVGAAAILGGAVLLSWRGAPAGGGLGMLAIAGACLAWGIDNNLTRKLSSADPVQIAMLKGLAAGTVNLLLALTLGASLPAIPVVAGAALIGFLGYGVSLVMFVLALRHLGTARSGAYFSTAPFIGALLAVAMFGETVSVPFVIAGILMAIGLWLHLTESHGHEHAHEPLEHDHRHVHDSHHQHQHSPGVVSDEPHSHWHRHTPMTHRHAHFPDLHHRHRHDA, encoded by the coding sequence GTGAAGCCAAGCTCGGGTGCCGTACTGGCGATCCTGTCAGCACTATTGTTTGGCGCCAGTACACCGTTCGCGAAGCTCGTCCTTGGTAACGGTGTAGACGCTTGGCTGCTCGCCGGCCTGCTTTATCTCGGATCGGGTTGCGGGCTTGCTCTCGTATATGCGTTGCGCAGAGCGATCGGACGTGGCGAGGGGGAAGCATCGCTCGCCCGATCCGACATGCCCTGGCTGGCGCTCGTCATCCTGTGCGGAGGCGGGATCGCACCGGTCTTGCTGATGGCGGGACTGGCAACGACGCCTGCGTCCACCGCGTCGCTTCTGCTCAATCTGGAAGGTCTTGCGACCCTCGCCATCGCTTGGCTGGTGTTCCGCGAAAATGTCGATCACCGTCTGTTGGTCGGCGCTGCGGCGATCCTCGGCGGCGCGGTGTTGCTATCGTGGCGTGGCGCTCCCGCGGGCGGTGGCTTGGGCATGTTGGCGATCGCCGGCGCTTGCCTCGCCTGGGGTATCGACAATAATCTCACCCGAAAGCTCAGCAGCGCCGATCCCGTCCAGATCGCGATGCTGAAAGGGCTGGCCGCAGGGACCGTCAATCTCCTCCTGGCGCTGACGCTTGGCGCATCCTTGCCAGCGATTCCGGTGGTTGCGGGTGCCGCGCTGATCGGCTTTCTTGGGTACGGCGTCAGCCTCGTGATGTTCGTGCTCGCGCTTCGGCACCTCGGCACGGCTCGGTCGGGAGCCTATTTCTCGACGGCACCGTTCATCGGTGCGTTGCTCGCGGTCGCGATGTTCGGCGAAACGGTCTCCGTGCCTTTCGTCATCGCCGGGATCCTGATGGCGATCGGGCTCTGGCTGCACCTGACCGAATCGCATGGCCACGAACATGCGCACGAACCTCTCGAACATGATCATCGCCATGTTCATGATAGCCATCATCAGCACCAACATTCGCCGGGCGTCGTTTCAGACGAACCCCACAGTCACTGGCATAGGCATACGCCAATGACACATCGGCATGCCCATTTCCCCGACCTGCACCACCGGCATCGGCATGACGCATAA
- a CDS encoding YgjV family protein, producing the protein MIATAFGCLALLCVVSWPFFNDYGTVIKIQSTGAAAFALYFLALGSPTAAMACLISCSQLIISAAVRDRYVVIRLYGASLILLAFLSIVTWHGIPSALALTGSSLGTLARLQTSTTRMKGFFLVGAPFWLAHNLIVGALFALGTDLVSLVSNIANLSKFLLKQRRASVGASASVTLVTTQAALLVRSGQSKIIRLKHRWIDRDLLVKNTV; encoded by the coding sequence ATGATTGCCACCGCCTTTGGCTGCCTCGCTCTCTTGTGCGTCGTGAGTTGGCCATTTTTCAACGATTACGGGACGGTGATCAAAATCCAGAGCACCGGTGCGGCCGCATTCGCGCTCTATTTTCTTGCGCTGGGATCGCCCACGGCAGCGATGGCGTGTCTCATTTCGTGCTCGCAACTCATTATTTCTGCGGCTGTGCGAGACCGTTACGTTGTCATCAGGCTTTATGGTGCGAGCCTCATTCTTTTGGCCTTTCTCTCAATTGTGACGTGGCATGGCATCCCGTCTGCCTTGGCCTTGACCGGAAGCTCCTTGGGCACCCTCGCACGGCTGCAGACTTCAACCACGCGGATGAAAGGTTTCTTTCTTGTCGGTGCGCCATTCTGGCTTGCGCATAATCTGATAGTCGGTGCGCTCTTTGCGCTGGGTACGGATCTCGTCTCGCTCGTATCCAACATCGCGAATCTTTCGAAATTCCTGCTAAAGCAGCGGCGCGCCTCGGTGGGCGCTTCGGCGTCCGTCACATTGGTCACCACACAAGCTGCGCTTCTTGTCCGATCTGGACAGTCGAAGATCATCCGCCTCAAGCACCGGTGGATCGACCGTGACCTGCTTGTGAAAAATACCGTATAG
- a CDS encoding copper-binding protein codes for MTMIRLTIALGLTALTAACGKKAETPVAAETNQAAPAAAMSGDMGNMAMAPAATAPIKAKGHGKVTAIDKTAGTVTLDHGPIPEAKWPAMTMTFKAAPAVTGAAKVGEKVDFDVTLTGSAGEVTAIQKQP; via the coding sequence ATGACCATGATACGACTGACCATCGCTCTCGGCCTCACCGCCCTGACGGCTGCCTGTGGCAAGAAAGCGGAGACGCCCGTTGCGGCCGAGACCAACCAGGCGGCACCCGCTGCAGCCATGAGCGGCGACATGGGCAATATGGCGATGGCGCCGGCGGCGACTGCGCCGATCAAGGCCAAGGGCCATGGCAAGGTCACCGCGATCGACAAGACCGCAGGCACAGTCACGCTCGACCATGGCCCGATACCTGAAGCCAAATGGCCGGCGATGACCATGACGTTTAAGGCGGCACCTGCGGTCACTGGCGCGGCAAAGGTAGGCGAAAAGGTCGATTTCGACGTCACACTAACCGGCAGCGCCGGCGAGGTGACGGCGATCCAAAAGCAGCCCTGA